A DNA window from Pseudomonas wuhanensis contains the following coding sequences:
- the accD gene encoding acetyl-CoA carboxylase, carboxyltransferase subunit beta, with product MSNWLVDKLIPSIMRSEVKKSSVPEGLWHKCPSCEAVLYRPELEKTLDVCPKCNHHMRIGARARIDIFLDADGRAELGADLEPVDRLKFRDGKKYKDRLTAAQKQTGEKDALISMSGTLLGMPVVVSAFEFSFMGGSMGAIVGERFVRAANYALENRCPMICFAASGGARMQEALISLMQMAKTSAVLARLREEGIPFISVLTDPVYGGVSASLAMLGDVIVGEPKALIGFAGPRVIEQTVREKLPEGFQRSEFLLEHGAIDMIIHRQELRPRLGNLLAQMMGLPTPKFVAAPIEPIVVPPVPANI from the coding sequence ATGAGCAACTGGTTAGTAGACAAACTGATCCCTTCGATCATGCGTTCCGAGGTCAAGAAGAGCTCGGTGCCTGAAGGTCTATGGCACAAATGCCCGTCTTGCGAGGCGGTGCTGTATCGTCCGGAGCTGGAAAAGACCCTGGACGTTTGCCCCAAGTGCAACCACCACATGCGTATCGGTGCGCGCGCGCGCATCGACATCTTCCTCGACGCTGACGGCCGTGCCGAACTGGGCGCGGACCTGGAGCCGGTTGACCGTCTGAAGTTCCGCGACGGCAAGAAGTACAAGGATCGCCTGACCGCTGCGCAAAAGCAGACCGGTGAAAAAGATGCACTGATCTCCATGAGCGGCACCTTGCTGGGCATGCCGGTCGTGGTATCGGCCTTCGAATTCTCCTTCATGGGTGGCTCGATGGGCGCCATCGTCGGTGAGCGCTTCGTGCGCGCCGCCAATTACGCCCTGGAAAACCGCTGCCCGATGATCTGCTTCGCCGCCTCCGGTGGTGCGCGGATGCAGGAAGCGCTGATCTCCCTGATGCAAATGGCCAAGACCTCCGCGGTGCTGGCGCGTCTGCGTGAAGAAGGCATTCCGTTCATCTCGGTACTGACCGACCCGGTCTACGGCGGTGTTTCCGCCAGCCTGGCGATGCTCGGCGACGTGATCGTCGGTGAGCCGAAAGCCCTGATCGGTTTCGCCGGTCCGCGGGTTATCGAACAAACTGTTCGCGAGAAGCTGCCAGAAGGCTTCCAGCGCAGTGAGTTCCTGCTGGAGCACGGCGCGATCGACATGATCATCCACCGTCAGGAACTGCGTCCGCGTCTGGGCAACCTGCTGGCACAAATGATGGGCCTGCCGACGCCAAAATTCGTCGCCGCGCCGATCGAGCCGATCGTGGTTCCACCGGTGCCTGCCAACATATGA
- a CDS encoding phosphoribosylanthranilate isomerase has translation MSAVRSKICGITRIEDALAAVEAGADAIGFVFYAKSPRAVTFQQARAIIKALPPFVTTVGLFVNASRCELGEILDAVPLDLLQFHGDETAADCEGWHRPYIKALRVKAGDDIAAACDAYASASGILLDTYVEGVPGGTGEAFDWSLIPQGLSKPIILAGGLTPDNVAEAIARVRPYAVDVSGGVEASKGIKDHAKIQAFIKAVVGA, from the coding sequence ATGTCAGCCGTTCGCAGCAAAATTTGTGGGATTACCCGCATAGAAGATGCGTTGGCGGCGGTCGAGGCCGGGGCCGATGCCATCGGATTTGTGTTCTACGCAAAAAGCCCGCGGGCCGTGACGTTCCAGCAGGCGAGGGCAATCATCAAAGCCTTGCCGCCGTTCGTGACCACCGTGGGTTTATTCGTCAATGCCAGCCGCTGCGAGTTGGGGGAAATCCTCGACGCCGTGCCGCTGGACCTGTTGCAGTTCCATGGGGACGAGACCGCAGCCGACTGTGAAGGCTGGCACCGGCCATACATCAAGGCGTTGCGGGTCAAGGCCGGTGATGACATCGCGGCAGCTTGCGATGCCTACGCCAGTGCCAGCGGGATCCTGCTCGACACGTACGTCGAAGGCGTTCCCGGCGGAACCGGCGAGGCCTTCGACTGGTCATTGATACCGCAAGGCCTGAGCAAGCCGATCATCCTGGCGGGCGGCTTGACGCCGGACAACGTCGCCGAGGCGATTGCCCGGGTTCGGCCTTACGCAGTGGACGTCAGCGGTGGAGTAGAGGCGAGCAAGGGCATCAAGGATCACGCAAAGATTCAGGCATTCATCAAAGCGGTTGTAGGGGCTTGA
- the truA gene encoding tRNA pseudouridine(38-40) synthase TruA — MAADGFFRIALGVEYKGSRYRGWQRQASGVATVQETLEKALSKVADSPVSLHCAGRTDAGVHACGQVVHFDTQVERSMKAWVMGANINLPHDVSVSWAKVMPADFHARFKAIARRYRYVIYNDQIRPAHLNEEITWNHRPLDVERMSEAAQYLVGIHDFSAFRAGQCQAKSPIKELHHLRVTRHGKMIVLDIRANAFLHHMVRNIAGVLMTIGTGERPVEWMKEVLESRVRRSGGVTAHPFGLYLVQVEYRDEFELPERYIGPHFLTGFSELDG; from the coding sequence ATGGCGGCCGACGGCTTTTTCCGGATCGCGTTGGGCGTTGAGTACAAAGGTTCGCGTTATCGCGGCTGGCAGCGTCAGGCCTCCGGCGTTGCCACGGTGCAGGAAACCCTCGAAAAGGCCTTGTCCAAAGTCGCCGACTCACCCGTGTCGCTGCATTGCGCCGGGCGCACCGACGCCGGTGTGCATGCTTGCGGGCAAGTGGTGCATTTCGACACCCAGGTCGAGCGTTCGATGAAGGCGTGGGTCATGGGCGCCAACATCAACTTGCCGCACGACGTCAGCGTCAGCTGGGCCAAGGTCATGCCGGCGGACTTTCATGCGCGGTTCAAGGCTATTGCCCGGCGCTATCGGTACGTGATCTACAACGATCAGATCCGCCCGGCGCACCTGAACGAAGAAATCACCTGGAACCACCGCCCGCTGGATGTCGAGCGCATGTCCGAGGCTGCTCAGTATCTGGTGGGTATCCACGACTTCAGCGCATTCCGCGCCGGCCAGTGCCAGGCCAAGTCGCCGATCAAGGAGCTGCACCACCTGCGCGTCACGCGCCATGGCAAAATGATCGTGCTGGATATCCGCGCCAACGCGTTCCTGCACCACATGGTGCGCAACATCGCAGGCGTGCTGATGACCATCGGTACCGGCGAGCGTCCCGTGGAGTGGATGAAGGAAGTCCTGGAAAGTCGTGTGCGTCGTTCTGGTGGGGTGACGGCCCATCCGTTCGGTCTGTACCTGGTGCAGGTCGAGTACCGCGATGAGTTCGAATTGCCCGAGCGTTACATCGGCCCGCATTTCCTCACCGGCTTCTCGGAACTTGACGGCTGA
- the xthA gene encoding exodeoxyribonuclease III, which yields MKIVSFNINGLRARPHQLAALIEKHQPDVIGLQETKVHDDQFPLAEVQALGYHVYYHGQKSHYGVALLSRQEPIALYKGFTTDEEDAQRRFIWGTFADANGVPVTIMNGYFPQGESRDHPTKFPAKERFYSDLQQLLESQFSNDQPIVVMGDVNISPEDCDIGIGPDNMKRWLKTGKCSFLPEEREWMARLKNWGLVDSFRHLNPDICDRFSWFDYRSRGFEDEPKRGLRIDLIMASHGLLPRVKDAGVDYDLRAMEKPSDHAPIWLELS from the coding sequence ATGAAGATCGTCTCCTTCAACATCAACGGGCTGCGCGCTCGCCCGCATCAGCTGGCGGCGCTGATTGAGAAACATCAACCGGACGTGATCGGGCTGCAGGAAACCAAGGTCCATGACGACCAGTTCCCCCTGGCCGAGGTTCAGGCGCTGGGTTATCACGTGTATTACCACGGGCAAAAGAGTCATTACGGCGTCGCCCTGCTCTCGCGCCAGGAACCGATTGCGTTGTACAAAGGTTTCACCACTGACGAAGAAGACGCTCAGCGACGCTTCATCTGGGGCACTTTCGCCGACGCCAATGGCGTGCCGGTGACCATCATGAACGGCTATTTCCCACAGGGCGAAAGTCGCGATCACCCCACCAAATTCCCGGCCAAGGAACGTTTCTACAGCGATTTGCAGCAGTTGCTGGAAAGCCAGTTCAGCAACGACCAGCCGATTGTGGTGATGGGCGATGTGAACATTTCCCCGGAAGACTGCGACATCGGCATCGGCCCGGACAACATGAAACGCTGGCTGAAAACCGGCAAATGCAGCTTCCTGCCCGAAGAACGCGAATGGATGGCCCGCCTGAAGAACTGGGGCCTGGTGGACAGCTTCCGTCACCTGAACCCGGACATCTGCGACCGTTTCAGCTGGTTCGACTACCGCAGCCGCGGGTTTGAAGATGAACCCAAGCGCGGGCTGCGGATTGATCTGATCATGGCGTCCCATGGATTGTTGCCGCGAGTGAAAGATGCCGGCGTGGATTACGATCTTCGCGCGATGGAAAAGCCGTCCGATCACGCACCGATCTGGCTTGAGTTGAGCTGA
- a CDS encoding phosphate ABC transporter substrate-binding/OmpA family protein has translation MTLRVLFLSMLGALLPLTVSASDLPTPERGPVLRIQGSNTIGAALGPALVEGLMREQGLLKVHRETPDKANEQRIVGETVQGRRVEVEVAAHGSSTGFKALKIASADLAASSRPINDSERLDLEPLGNLKSPIAEQVIAIDGLAIILHPHNSLKQLNTVQLARIFSGETKTWEELGGTGGTIHLYARDDQSGTYDTFKELVLSPRGKNLSGNAKRFESSEQLSDAVSLDPQGIGFIGLPYVRQAKAVAIVDGDSQAMLPLNSLIATEDYPLSRRLFFYLPPTGKNPWAKALVKFAQSSKGQAIVAANGFIAQTVQAMVVAPNALMPEGYQALSRHAQRLTVNFRFEEGSATLDNKARQDLSRVLDYIKQHDKTNRQVTLVGFGDAKSDPARADLLSKLRAMAVRRELVKSGVVFREIRGFGAEMPVATNSGDEGRIKNRRVEVWVY, from the coding sequence ATGACGCTGCGCGTGTTGTTTCTGTCGATGCTCGGCGCCCTGTTGCCGCTGACGGTGTCGGCCAGCGACTTGCCGACGCCCGAACGTGGCCCGGTGTTGCGCATCCAGGGCTCCAACACCATTGGCGCGGCATTGGGCCCGGCGCTGGTCGAGGGGTTGATGCGTGAACAGGGCCTGCTCAAGGTTCACCGCGAAACCCCGGACAAAGCCAACGAACAACGCATCGTCGGCGAAACTGTTCAGGGACGCCGAGTCGAGGTGGAGGTCGCGGCCCACGGTTCCAGCACCGGGTTCAAAGCCCTGAAAATTGCCTCTGCCGATCTCGCGGCCTCCTCGCGTCCGATCAATGACAGCGAACGGCTGGATCTTGAGCCGCTGGGCAATCTGAAAAGCCCGATTGCCGAGCAAGTCATCGCCATTGATGGGCTGGCAATCATCCTTCATCCGCACAATTCGCTGAAGCAACTCAACACCGTACAACTGGCGCGAATCTTCAGTGGCGAAACGAAAACCTGGGAAGAACTCGGCGGCACCGGTGGGACAATTCATCTCTATGCGCGGGATGATCAATCGGGCACCTACGACACATTCAAGGAACTGGTCCTCAGCCCGCGTGGAAAAAACCTGAGCGGCAACGCGAAACGGTTCGAATCCAGCGAGCAATTGTCCGATGCGGTCAGTCTGGATCCGCAAGGCATCGGCTTCATCGGTTTGCCGTATGTGCGCCAGGCCAAAGCCGTGGCCATTGTCGATGGCGATTCCCAGGCCATGCTTCCGCTCAATAGCCTGATCGCGACGGAAGATTACCCGCTGTCCCGTCGACTGTTCTTTTACCTACCGCCGACCGGGAAAAATCCCTGGGCCAAGGCCTTGGTGAAGTTTGCCCAAAGCAGCAAAGGCCAGGCGATTGTCGCGGCCAATGGTTTTATCGCGCAGACCGTTCAGGCCATGGTCGTCGCGCCTAATGCGTTGATGCCCGAGGGTTATCAGGCGCTCAGCCGTCATGCCCAGCGGTTGACGGTGAATTTTCGCTTCGAAGAAGGCAGCGCGACGCTGGACAACAAGGCCCGACAGGACCTGTCGCGGGTGCTCGACTATATAAAGCAGCACGACAAAACCAATCGGCAGGTGACGCTGGTAGGGTTTGGCGACGCCAAGAGCGACCCGGCGCGGGCTGACCTGCTGTCGAAACTGCGGGCCATGGCGGTGCGGCGAGAACTGGTGAAAAGCGGCGTGGTGTTTCGCGAAATTCGCGGTTTCGGCGCCGAGATGCCGGTGGCGACCAACAGCGGGGATGAAGGGCGGATCAAGAATCGGCGGGTTGAGGTTTGGGTGTATTGA
- a CDS encoding acyl-CoA dehydrogenase translates to MDFAYSPKVQELRERVTAFMDTYVYPAEAVFERQVAEGDRWQPTAIMEELKLKAKAEGLWNLFLPESELGAGLTNLEYAPLAEIMGRSLLGPEPFNCSAPDTGNMEVLVRYANEEQKQRWLEPLLRGEIRSAFAMTEPDVASSDATNMAARAVRDGDEWVINGKKWWTSGACDPRCKILIFMGLSNPDAPRHAQHSMILVPVDTPGVKIVRPLPVFGYDDAPHGHAEVLFENVRVPYENVLLGEGRGFEIAQGRLGPGRIHHCMRSIGMAERALELMCKRAVNRTAFGKPLARLGGNIDKIADSRMEIDMARLLTLKAAYMMDTVGNKVAKSEIAQIKVVAPNVALRVIDRAIQIHGGAGVSNDFPLAYMYAMQRTLRLADGPDEVHRAAIGKFEIGKYVPKEMMRSGQ, encoded by the coding sequence ATGGATTTCGCTTATTCGCCCAAAGTGCAAGAACTGCGTGAGCGCGTGACCGCGTTCATGGACACCTACGTTTATCCCGCTGAAGCGGTGTTTGAACGCCAGGTCGCCGAGGGCGATCGCTGGCAGCCGACAGCGATCATGGAAGAACTCAAACTCAAGGCCAAAGCTGAAGGCCTGTGGAATTTGTTTCTGCCTGAATCCGAACTCGGCGCCGGCCTGACCAACCTCGAATATGCGCCACTGGCGGAAATCATGGGTCGCTCGCTGCTGGGCCCTGAGCCGTTCAACTGCTCCGCGCCAGACACCGGCAACATGGAAGTGCTGGTGCGTTACGCCAATGAAGAACAGAAGCAACGCTGGCTCGAACCGTTGTTGCGCGGCGAGATCCGCTCGGCATTCGCCATGACCGAGCCGGACGTGGCTTCGTCCGACGCCACCAACATGGCCGCCCGCGCTGTGCGTGATGGCGACGAATGGGTGATCAACGGCAAGAAATGGTGGACCTCTGGGGCCTGCGATCCACGCTGCAAGATCCTGATCTTCATGGGGCTGAGCAACCCGGATGCACCGCGTCATGCGCAGCACTCGATGATTCTGGTGCCGGTGGATACCCCAGGCGTGAAGATTGTGCGTCCGCTGCCGGTGTTCGGTTATGACGACGCGCCTCACGGTCACGCCGAAGTGCTGTTCGAAAACGTCCGGGTGCCGTACGAAAACGTCCTGTTGGGCGAAGGGCGCGGCTTCGAAATTGCTCAGGGTCGCCTCGGCCCAGGCCGGATTCACCACTGCATGCGTTCGATCGGCATGGCCGAGCGTGCACTGGAGCTGATGTGCAAACGTGCGGTCAACCGCACCGCGTTCGGCAAACCCTTGGCGCGCCTGGGCGGTAACATCGACAAAATCGCCGACTCGCGGATGGAGATCGACATGGCGCGGCTGCTGACATTGAAAGCGGCGTACATGATGGACACCGTCGGCAACAAGGTGGCGAAGAGCGAAATCGCACAGATCAAAGTCGTCGCGCCGAACGTGGCATTGCGAGTGATCGACCGGGCGATCCAGATCCATGGCGGGGCAGGGGTTTCCAACGATTTTCCGCTGGCCTATATGTATGCCATGCAACGCACCCTGCGCCTGGCCGATGGCCCGGACGAAGTACACCGCGCGGCGATTGGCAAGTTCGAGATCGGCAAGTATGTGCCTAAAGAGATGATGCGTAGCGGGCAGTAA
- a CDS encoding LysR family transcriptional regulator, which produces MNLSKVDLNLFIVFDAIYTEANLTRAGQIVGITQPAVSNALARLRETFNDPLFVRTAQGMVPTPMAQNIIGPVRNALSLLRVSVQESRIFNPLQAVKTYRISMTDLTEAVILPPLFQRLRRLAPTVIIESFLSKRRETTKELAAGRLDFAVDAPLNTDPQVRHVKLMEDRYVCAMRKGHPLAGKETFTLDDYLSLTHIHISSRRSGLGYVDLALGKMGIQRKIALRSQHYLMASQVLQQTDMVMTVPERFARRHDLYSVNLPVKEVPPVETHLYWHESTDQDPANRWMREQMIELCQQVTAHEKKLDKV; this is translated from the coding sequence ATGAATCTGAGCAAGGTCGACCTCAACCTTTTCATCGTCTTCGACGCGATCTACACCGAAGCCAACCTGACTCGCGCCGGGCAGATTGTCGGCATTACTCAACCCGCGGTCTCGAACGCTCTGGCTCGCCTGCGCGAGACCTTCAACGATCCGCTTTTCGTGCGCACCGCCCAAGGCATGGTGCCCACGCCGATGGCGCAGAACATCATCGGGCCGGTGCGCAACGCCCTCTCCCTGCTGCGGGTATCGGTGCAGGAAAGCCGCATCTTCAACCCGTTGCAGGCGGTCAAGACCTACCGCATCAGCATGACCGACCTCACTGAGGCGGTGATCCTGCCGCCGCTGTTCCAGCGCCTGCGACGCCTGGCGCCGACGGTGATCATCGAAAGTTTTCTGTCCAAACGTCGCGAGACCACCAAGGAATTGGCCGCCGGTCGTCTCGATTTCGCGGTGGATGCGCCACTCAACACCGACCCGCAGGTGCGTCACGTCAAGTTGATGGAGGACCGTTACGTGTGCGCCATGCGCAAGGGCCATCCGTTGGCGGGCAAAGAGACGTTCACCCTCGACGATTATCTGTCCCTGACCCACATCCATATTTCCAGCCGCCGCAGCGGTCTGGGCTATGTCGACCTGGCCCTGGGCAAAATGGGCATCCAGCGCAAAATCGCCTTGCGCTCCCAGCATTACCTGATGGCGTCCCAGGTGTTGCAGCAGACCGACATGGTCATGACCGTGCCGGAACGCTTCGCCCGTCGCCATGACTTGTACTCGGTGAACCTGCCGGTTAAAGAGGTTCCGCCGGTGGAAACTCATCTTTACTGGCACGAAAGCACCGACCAGGACCCGGCCAACCGCTGGATGCGCGAGCAGATGATCGAGTTGTGCCAGCAGGTTACGGCGCATGAGAAGAAGCTGGATAAGGTGTAG
- a CDS encoding MerR family transcriptional regulator encodes MSSQTYSISDLARELDITTRAIRFYEEQGLLSPERRGQERIYSPRDKVSLKLILRGKRIGFSLAECRELIELYDPSSGNTKQLHSMLAKIAERREQLEQQLLDIEQMKLELDTAEERCTQALEQTIKSQEAVQ; translated from the coding sequence ATGAGCAGCCAGACCTATAGCATTTCCGACCTCGCCCGCGAGCTCGACATCACCACCCGGGCCATTCGCTTCTATGAAGAGCAAGGCCTGCTCAGCCCCGAGCGCCGCGGTCAGGAACGCATTTATTCGCCCCGTGACAAGGTCAGCCTGAAGCTGATCCTGCGGGGCAAGCGCATTGGTTTTTCCCTGGCCGAATGCCGCGAGCTGATCGAGCTCTATGACCCCTCCAGCGGTAACACCAAGCAACTGCACAGCATGCTGGCGAAAATCGCCGAACGTCGGGAACAACTCGAACAGCAACTGCTGGACATCGAACAGATGAAACTGGAACTCGACACGGCCGAAGAGCGCTGTACCCAGGCGCTGGAGCAGACGATCAAGAGCCAGGAAGCAGTGCAATAG
- a CDS encoding hydroxymethylglutaryl-CoA lyase, with product MSLPTHVRLVEVGPRDGLQNEAQPISVADKVQLVDALTAAGLGYIEVGSFVSPKWVPQMAGSAEVFAQIQRKPGVTYGALAPNLRGFEDAIAAGVKEVAVFAAASESFSQRNINCSISESLERFVPIMDAAKQHGVSVRGYVSCVLGCPYEGDIAPEQVARVARELYAMGCYEVSLGDTIGTGTAGATRRMFEVVSADVPREKLAGHFHDTYGQAMANIYASLLEGIAVFDSSIAGLGGCPYAKGASGNVATEDVVYLLNGLGIETGIDLDALIRAGQQICTVLGRPTGSRVAKARSAQ from the coding sequence ATGTCCCTACCCACCCACGTACGCCTGGTCGAAGTCGGCCCTCGTGACGGTTTGCAAAACGAAGCCCAGCCCATCAGCGTTGCGGACAAGGTGCAACTGGTTGACGCGCTGACCGCCGCAGGCCTGGGCTATATAGAAGTCGGCAGTTTCGTCTCGCCCAAATGGGTACCGCAAATGGCCGGCTCCGCCGAGGTCTTCGCGCAAATCCAGCGCAAGCCGGGCGTGACCTATGGCGCCCTCGCCCCAAACTTGCGGGGCTTTGAAGACGCCATCGCCGCCGGGGTCAAGGAAGTCGCCGTGTTCGCCGCAGCGTCCGAATCGTTTTCCCAGCGCAACATCAATTGCTCGATCAGCGAGAGCCTGGAGCGCTTCGTGCCGATCATGGACGCCGCCAAGCAACACGGGGTCAGCGTGCGCGGTTATGTGTCCTGCGTGCTGGGCTGCCCTTACGAAGGTGACATCGCACCAGAACAAGTCGCCCGGGTTGCTCGTGAGCTCTATGCCATGGGCTGCTACGAGGTTTCGCTGGGAGACACCATCGGCACCGGCACCGCTGGCGCGACCCGCAGGATGTTCGAAGTGGTCTCGGCCGATGTACCACGTGAAAAACTGGCCGGGCACTTTCACGATACCTATGGCCAGGCCATGGCCAACATCTACGCCAGCCTGCTGGAAGGCATCGCGGTGTTCGACAGCTCCATCGCCGGCCTCGGCGGCTGCCCCTACGCCAAGGGCGCCAGCGGTAATGTCGCGACCGAAGACGTGGTTTACCTGCTCAACGGCCTGGGTATCGAGACCGGAATCGACCTGGATGCCTTGATTCGGGCTGGCCAACAGATTTGCACGGTGCTGGGGCGCCCTACCGGTTCGCGCGTGGCCAAGGCTCGCAGCGCACAGTGA
- a CDS encoding AMP-binding protein, which yields MDQPSANPQRSYTRGSQDKALLAMTIGQAFDNTVAQYPNGEALVVRHQQLRYTWQQLSEAVDLHARAFLALGLQAGDRLGIWAPNCAQWCISQFSSAKIGVILVNINPAYRSSELEYVLKQSGCQWLVCAGAFKTSDYHGMLQGLVPELAEQSIGQLQSERLPELRGVISLDAQPPSGFLPWSQLTDLAASVSAEQLRERQDSLHFDQAVNIQYTSGTTGFPKGATLSHYNILNNGYMVGESLGLTANDRLVIPVPLYHCFGMVMGNLGCVTHASTMIYPNDAFDPLLTLSTVAEEKATALYGVPTMFIAMLDQPKRAEFDLSSLRTGIMAGATCPIEVMRRVINEMHMSEVQIAYGMTETSPVSLQTSPSDELELRVTTVGRTQPQLESKIIDEADNLVPRGTIGELCTRGYSVMLGYWNNPHGTAEAIDEAGWMHTGDLASMNDEGYVCIAGRNKDMIIRGGENVYPRELEEFFFTHPAIADVQVIGIPCSRYGEEIVAWIKFHPGHSATEQELQAWCKERIAHFKTPRYFKFVEEFPMTVTGKIQKFRMREISIEELRINKD from the coding sequence ATGGATCAACCCAGTGCAAACCCGCAGCGCAGTTATACCCGTGGTTCCCAGGACAAAGCCTTACTGGCGATGACCATCGGTCAGGCGTTTGATAACACGGTCGCGCAATACCCGAACGGAGAGGCGCTCGTCGTGCGCCATCAACAGCTGCGCTACACCTGGCAGCAGTTGTCAGAGGCCGTCGACTTACACGCCAGAGCATTTTTGGCGTTGGGCTTGCAGGCCGGTGACCGACTCGGTATCTGGGCGCCGAACTGTGCCCAGTGGTGCATCAGCCAGTTCTCCAGCGCGAAAATCGGCGTGATTCTGGTCAACATCAACCCGGCTTACCGCAGTTCCGAACTCGAATACGTGTTGAAGCAGTCCGGTTGCCAGTGGCTGGTCTGTGCCGGGGCCTTCAAGACCTCCGACTATCACGGCATGCTGCAAGGGCTGGTGCCGGAATTGGCGGAGCAATCCATCGGCCAGTTGCAGAGTGAACGCCTGCCGGAATTGCGCGGGGTCATCAGCCTGGATGCGCAACCGCCATCGGGTTTCCTGCCGTGGTCGCAGCTGACTGATTTGGCGGCCAGCGTGTCGGCCGAGCAATTGCGCGAACGCCAGGACAGCCTGCATTTCGACCAAGCGGTAAACATCCAGTACACCTCCGGTACCACCGGTTTCCCCAAGGGAGCGACCCTCAGTCACTACAACATTCTCAACAACGGTTACATGGTCGGCGAAAGTCTAGGGCTGACGGCCAATGATCGGCTGGTGATTCCGGTGCCGCTGTATCACTGCTTCGGCATGGTCATGGGCAACCTCGGCTGCGTCACCCACGCCAGCACCATGATTTACCCCAACGACGCCTTCGATCCATTGCTGACGCTGAGCACCGTCGCCGAAGAAAAAGCCACCGCGCTTTACGGCGTGCCGACCATGTTCATCGCCATGCTCGATCAGCCCAAGCGCGCCGAGTTTGATTTGTCGAGCCTGCGCACCGGGATCATGGCCGGGGCGACCTGCCCGATCGAGGTGATGCGCCGGGTTATCAATGAAATGCACATGAGTGAAGTGCAGATTGCCTACGGCATGACGGAAACCAGCCCCGTGTCTTTGCAGACCAGTCCGTCAGATGAGCTTGAATTGCGTGTCACCACCGTCGGCCGCACCCAGCCGCAACTGGAAAGCAAAATCATCGACGAGGCGGACAACCTGGTACCGCGCGGCACCATCGGTGAGTTGTGTACTCGGGGCTACAGCGTGATGCTCGGCTACTGGAACAACCCGCACGGCACCGCCGAGGCTATCGATGAGGCGGGCTGGATGCACACCGGCGATCTGGCGAGCATGAATGATGAAGGTTACGTGTGCATCGCCGGGCGTAACAAGGACATGATCATTCGCGGCGGTGAAAATGTTTACCCAAGGGAGCTGGAAGAGTTTTTCTTCACTCATCCGGCGATAGCCGACGTGCAGGTGATCGGCATTCCTTGCTCCCGTTATGGTGAAGAGATCGTTGCCTGGATCAAATTTCACCCCGGCCACAGCGCCACCGAACAGGAACTGCAAGCCTGGTGCAAGGAGCGCATTGCGCACTTCAAGACGCCGCGTTACTTCAAGTTCGTCGAAGAGTTTCCGATGACAGTGACTGGCAAGATCCAGAAATTCCGGATGCGCGAGATCAGCATCGAGGAGCTGCGCATCAACAAAGACTGA